Proteins encoded in a region of the Dermacentor silvarum isolate Dsil-2018 unplaced genomic scaffold, BIME_Dsil_1.4 Seq229, whole genome shotgun sequence genome:
- the LOC125941761 gene encoding uncharacterized protein LOC125941761, with amino-acid sequence MEALNVTNPKPHTNSSDNLVSVRHDALSRLLNIFLSVHLHSGDIEQPAKRWLEKDPNDTIRLLATLNDSSSSIAPWSSSPSAIPVEFGAPVQVATAAPREDVELLLSVMLTTACVFLCFLLLLTVKCCANLCCIDLLYCIAHCGRRPPTVKPDPKSAEPVVLRLLPDRASLERLLREEDSAKKKAGPSRFEKKTFYLHSV; translated from the exons ATGGAGGCCCTCAACGTTACCAAT CCCAAGCCTCACACCAACAGCAGCGACAACCTTGTGTCCGTGCGGCATGACGCGTTGTCGAGGCTCCTCAACATCTTTCTGTCTGTGCACCTGCACTCGGGAGACATCGAGCAGCCCGCCAAACGGTGGCTCGAGAAGGACCCAAACGACACGATCCG ACTGTTGGCGACGCTCAACGACTCGTCATCCTCGATAGCGCCGTGGTCCTCTTCTCCCTCCGCCATCCCGGTAGAGTTCGGGGCGCCCGTGCAAGTAGCGACCGCAGCGCCCCGCGAGGATGTCGAGTTGCTCCTGTCGGTGATGCTGACCACCGCGTGCGTCTTCCTCTGCTTCCTCCTCCTGCTGACCGTCAAGTGCTGCGCCAATCTGTGCTGCATTGACTTGCTCTACTGCATCGCCCACTGCGGACGCCGACCACCCACAGT GAAGCCAGACCCAAAGTCCGCAGAGCCTGTCGTCCTACGATTGCTGCCAGATCGCGCCTCGTTGGAGCGGCTTCTGCGCGAAGAGGACAGCGCCAAGAAGAAGGCGGGCCCATCACGCTTCGAAAAGAAGACGTTCTACTTGCACAGCGTGTGA
- the LOC119434760 gene encoding uncharacterized protein LOC119434760 gives MTMKNDGSFQRQGGDDSAASSSSAERPPPMRRRCSATAAARCPVRALTLTVLLTLLHLALLLPEQAAAQEEDIATTTTTTTTTTTTTKRPTFSKPREKGLAKHICKGTQKFTNTINLLLTFGKKVLEDPRPLKIGQELGLNVTLNGLDSLSLRGTPQTFCNESVAEALLPLRLSPSIVLHRRRSILFGSNSDRNVSYTLSGLEMDVGVRVNRNDPNRHVEITSLDIVYVDSVEIEVKTFAPISGRPVTLFLERPPTAVKLAMLRPIIQAGLQRMIDSGGFKLSS, from the exons ATGACGATGAAGAACGACGGAAGCTTTCAACGGCAGGGCGGCGACGACAGCGCAGCCTCTAGCAGCAGCGCCGA GCGTCCTCCTCCGATGCGGCGGCGGTGTTCTGCAACAGCCGCCGCGCGCTGTCCAGTACGTGCCCTGACCTTGACCGTGTTGTTGACGCTGCTGCACTTGGCCCTCCTGCTGCCCGAACAGGCAGCTGCTCAAGAGGAGGACatcgcgacgacgacgacgacgacgacgacgacgacgacgacgacaaagagacCGACTTTTTCCAAGCCTCGCGAGAAAGGGCTCGCCAAGCACATCTGCAAGGGCACGCAGAAGTTCACCAACACCATCAACCTGCTGCTGACGTTCGGAAAGAAAGTGTTGGAGGACCCGAGGCCGCTCAAGATCGGTCAGGAGCTGGGTCTGAACGTGACGCTCAACGGACTTGACTCGCTGTCGCTGCGTGGAACCCCGCAGACTTTCTGCAACGAGAGCGTCGCCGAAGCACTGCTACCGCTCAGGCTGTCGCCTTCGATCGTGCTGCACCGTAGGCGTTCCATCCTGTTTGGTTCCAACAGCGACAGGAACGTCTCCTACACGCTCAGCGGACTCGAGATGGACGTCGGCGTGCGAGTAAACAGGAACGACCCGAACCGGCACGTGGAGATCACGTCGTTGGATATCGTGTACGTGGACTCGGTCGAGATCGAGGTGAAAACGTTCGCGCCCATCTCGGGCCGGCCGGTCACCTTGTTCCTTGAGCGGCCACCCACGGCCGTTAAGCTAGCTATGCTGAGGCCCATCATTCAGGCCGGATTGCAGAGGATGATCGACAGCGGAGGCTTTAAGTTATCGTCGTAA